Proteins from a genomic interval of Spiroplasma endosymbiont of Lonchoptera lutea:
- a CDS encoding IS30 family transposase encodes MYKYLTIESIIAIKEYKSYGFSIRKIAKAIDYSKSTVHRVCKLLNQNLLPLEILNQVQKNKQNAGRKLIILTLTEINTINHLLITKNYALDIIADFLKKNKIKNISTKTLYNMFKTNRMGFDEKNLLRKGKNKPHKQKETRGRINNCKSIHERNLIIPNIKNIQEFGHLEGDTIVGKDHKSSIITLADIWSKTTIPLKTKNHKAESITQSIIKFISKLIPGTIKTITFDRGKEFSKWKLIEKNCNVKIYFADAGKPCQRGLNENNNGILRRYLPKSTDLSSYKQKDLNSIAFQINSTPRKSLSYKRPIDLIQLF; translated from the coding sequence ATGTATAAGTATCTGACTATTGAATCAATAATAGCAATAAAAGAATATAAAAGTTATGGATTTTCTATTCGTAAAATAGCAAAAGCAATTGATTATAGTAAATCAACTGTACACAGAGTTTGTAAATTATTAAATCAAAACTTATTACCATTAGAAATATTGAATCAAGTTCAAAAAAATAAACAAAATGCAGGTAGAAAATTAATAATTTTAACTTTAACAGAAATTAATACTATCAATCATTTGTTAATTACTAAAAATTATGCTCTTGATATAATTGCTGATTTTTTAAAGAAAAATAAAATAAAAAATATTTCAACAAAAACTTTATATAACATGTTTAAAACAAATCGAATGGGTTTTGATGAAAAAAATTTATTGAGAAAAGGCAAAAATAAACCTCATAAACAAAAAGAAACTAGGGGCAGAATTAATAATTGTAAATCTATTCATGAAAGAAATTTAATCATTCCAAATATTAAAAATATACAAGAATTTGGCCATTTAGAGGGAGATACTATCGTTGGTAAAGATCATAAAAGTTCTATTATTACTTTAGCTGATATATGATCAAAAACCACAATTCCTTTGAAAACTAAAAATCATAAAGCAGAAAGTATTACACAAAGTATAATAAAATTTATTTCAAAATTAATACCAGGAACAATTAAAACTATTACTTTTGATCGTGGTAAAGAATTTAGTAAATGAAAATTAATTGAAAAAAATTGTAATGTTAAAATTTATTTTGCAGATGCCGGCAAACCTTGTCAAAGAGGTTTAAATGAGAACAATAATGGTATTTTAAGAAGATATTTACCAAAATCTACTGATTTATCTTCATATAAACAAAAAGACTTAAATTCTATAGCATTTCAAATTAATTCTACACCCAGAAAATCATTATCTTATAAAAGACCAATAGATTTAATACAATTATTTTAA
- a CDS encoding nitroreductase family protein, whose amino-acid sequence MNKFDILKEILLARHSWREYDSQKINEQDINEILEVARHSPSAFESEPWHLIVVSNNKVKQELHPLIWKQKQVLNASHLFLILTNLNCKYKWDSFLK is encoded by the coding sequence ATGAATAAATTTGATATCCTAAAAGAAATCCTCTTAGCGCGTCATTCTTGACGAGAATATGATTCCCAAAAAATTAATGAACAAGATATTAATGAAATCTTAGAAGTAGCCCGTCATTCACCATCAGCATTTGAATCAGAACCATGACATCTTATTGTTGTTAGTAATAACAAAGTAAAACAAGAATTACATCCTTTAATATGAAAACAAAAACAAGTCCTTAACGCTTCACATCTATTTTTAATTTTAACTAACCTGAATTGTAAATATAAATGGGACAGTTTTTTAAAATAA
- a CDS encoding integrase core domain-containing protein: MDAKIITTTNFPVDKKYYIYDFIDEITRIVFGYVYDSLGTNNALNAVRRAMKDFGELGITIKRLRTDNAPEFTTTNWSNNKSYKVKERPFTTFLLKNRIVHETTPIRSPQSNGKIERFHQHYTKLFYANEKKLNQNEFQHYLNKYYYFYNFERRHSSLNNKTPFQTLQKFLK; this comes from the coding sequence ATGGATGCCAAAATCATTACCACAACAAATTTTCCGGTTGATAAAAAATATTATATTTATGATTTTATTGACGAAATAACACGCATAGTATTTGGTTATGTTTATGATAGTTTAGGAACCAATAACGCCCTTAATGCCGTGCGTAGAGCAATGAAAGATTTCGGCGAACTTGGTATAACCATTAAACGCCTTCGTACTGATAATGCTCCTGAATTTACTACTACTAATTGAAGTAATAACAAATCATACAAAGTAAAAGAAAGGCCTTTTACAACCTTTCTTTTGAAAAATAGAATTGTTCACGAGACGACACCAATCCGTTCTCCTCAAAGTAACGGAAAGATTGAACGATTCCATCAACATTATACCAAATTATTTTATGCTAATGAAAAAAAATTAAATCAAAACGAATTTCAACATTATTTAAACAAATATTATTACTTTTATAATTTTGAGCGTCGTCATTCATCATTAAACAATAAAACTCCATTTCAAACATTACAAAAATTTTTAAAATAA
- a CDS encoding DDE-type integrase/transposase/recombinase → MKYIISQADLADLKAKIQSWLSANCRNPYYYKTKKRITAYLNLCTYFYIEETTLTKLIKKYFKNATKTFYRWAEKIMTAYYSDNLDLLLFKTTKPQNLNYQYSLNSRKKVCDLYFDYKNLQAGGIWSLFNNLKMDFHDIKKLEIPKNIKTFYRWIKSDSRWKELKQQIKQTKRHFKRYEVYEIGLLQMDAKIITTSNFPVDKKYYIYDFIDEMTRIVFGYVYDSLGTNNALNAMQRAMKDFSELGITIKRLRTDNAPEFTTTNWSNKKAYKVKERPFTTFLSRNGIVHETTPIRSPQSNGKIERFHQHYTKLFYAKDKKLNQNELQHYLNKYYYFYNFERHHSSLNSKTPFQTLQKFLTK, encoded by the coding sequence ATGAAATATATTATTTCCCAAGCTGATTTAGCAGATTTAAAAGCAAAAATCCAAAGTTGACTAAGTGCTAATTGCCGTAATCCTTATTACTATAAAACTAAAAAACGCATTACGGCTTATTTAAATTTATGTACTTATTTCTATATTGAAGAGACAACTTTAACAAAACTTATTAAAAAATATTTTAAGAATGCAACGAAAACCTTTTATCGTTGGGCAGAAAAAATTATGACCGCTTATTATTCTGACAATTTAGATTTGTTATTGTTTAAAACCACAAAACCACAAAATCTTAATTATCAATATAGTTTAAATTCTCGCAAAAAAGTATGTGATTTATATTTTGATTATAAAAATCTTCAAGCTGGCGGAATCTGGTCTTTATTTAACAATTTAAAAATGGATTTTCACGATATTAAAAAATTAGAAATTCCGAAAAATATTAAAACTTTTTATCGCTGAATTAAATCTGACTCTCGTTGAAAAGAATTAAAACAACAAATCAAACAAACAAAACGCCATTTTAAGCGTTATGAAGTTTATGAGATTGGTCTTTTACAAATGGATGCCAAAATAATTACCACATCAAATTTTCCGGTTGATAAAAAATATTACATTTATGATTTCATTGACGAAATGACACGCATAGTATTTGGTTATGTTTACGATAGTTTAGGAACTAACAATGCCCTTAATGCCATGCAAAGAGCAATGAAAGATTTTAGCGAACTTGGCATAACAATTAAACGCCTTCGTACTGATAATGCTCCGGAATTTACCACTACTAATTGAAGCAATAAAAAAGCATATAAAGTAAAAGAAAGGCCTTTTACAACCTTTCTTTCGAGGAACGGAATTGTCCACGAAACCACACCAATCCGTTCTCCTCAGAGCAACGGAAAGATTGAACGATTCCATCAACATTATACCAAATTATTTTATGCTAAGGATAAAAAATTAAATCAAAACGAACTTCAACATTATTTAAACAAATATTATTACTTTTATAATTTTGAACGCCATCATTCATCTTTAAACAGTAAAACGCCTTTTCAAACATTGCAAAAATTTTTAACAAAGTAG
- the rpiB gene encoding ribose 5-phosphate isomerase B — protein sequence MKDKIAIGCDHAGYVLKTALIEYLKNNEYEVIDLGTNSEEEQVDYPDYAKLVGKEVGNGNAKYGILICGTGIGISISANRMPKIRAALCYETKLAALAREHNDANILVLGGRIIAPQKAIWILEEFLNTKFSNRHQQRVEKIELGDIKDV from the coding sequence ATGAAAGATAAAATTGCTATTGGATGTGATCACGCTGGATATGTATTAAAAACTGCTCTTATTGAATATTTAAAAAATAATGAATATGAGGTTATTGATTTAGGAACTAATAGTGAAGAAGAACAAGTGGATTATCCTGATTATGCCAAATTGGTTGGTAAAGAAGTAGGAAATGGTAATGCTAAGTATGGAATTTTAATTTGTGGCACAGGTATTGGAATAAGTATTAGTGCTAATCGCATGCCGAAAATTAGAGCGGCATTATGTTATGAAACAAAGTTAGCGGCCTTAGCTCGCGAACATAATGATGCTAATATTTTAGTTTTAGGAGGAAGAATTATTGCGCCTCAAAAAGCGATTTGAATTTTAGAAGAATTTTTAAATACTAAATTTTCAAACCGTCATCAACAACGAGTTGAAAAAATTGAATTAGGAGATATTAAAGATGTTTAA
- a CDS encoding rolling circle replication-associated protein, giving the protein MNLQPQNPTDFYMKTIYYGQYIRNIVMPLERIKANNRNASGLKNKGNCDTKLFNSNIRAKSNVIRKAYHNFWDCKKLTFLTLTYADVNEFDIRKCKRDLNKFFKKLKYWFKVKNKNIKYLYTYEYQKRGVIHFHILITEKIPHKIILQFWPYGINKNIRVRENTNEMVVKYCSKYITKNVLNEKSLNQYDLNIKAYQFSYNCQNPITRKQIFTDTLNNIVNRTVNSEFVKYLKSKVNKFKTKMCGAIYEFKNINYVGFESENYTSLESLRFRNQLRKTKH; this is encoded by the coding sequence ATGAATTTACAACCTCAAAATCCGACTGATTTTTATATGAAAACGATTTATTACGGTCAATATATTCGTAATATTGTTATGCCTTTAGAACGCATTAAAGCAAATAACCGCAATGCTAGCGGTTTAAAAAATAAAGGTAATTGTGATACAAAACTGTTTAATAGCAATATTCGTGCAAAATCTAATGTTATTAGGAAGGCATATCATAATTTTTGAGACTGCAAAAAACTTACATTCTTAACTCTTACTTATGCTGATGTTAATGAATTTGACATTAGAAAATGTAAGCGTGATTTAAATAAATTTTTTAAAAAATTAAAATATTGATTTAAAGTTAAAAATAAAAATATTAAGTATTTGTATACATATGAATATCAGAAAAGAGGCGTTATTCATTTTCATATTTTAATCACCGAAAAAATACCCCATAAAATTATTTTACAATTTTGACCTTACGGAATTAATAAAAATATTAGAGTTCGTGAAAACACTAATGAAATGGTTGTAAAATATTGCTCCAAATATATAACTAAAAATGTCCTGAATGAAAAATCATTAAATCAGTATGATTTAAATATCAAGGCTTATCAATTCTCTTATAACTGTCAAAACCCCATTACTAGAAAACAAATATTTACCGATACTTTGAATAATATTGTTAATAGAACCGTAAATTCTGAATTTGTAAAGTACTTAAAATCAAAAGTTAATAAATTTAAAACTAAAATGTGCGGAGCAATCTATGAATTTAAAAATATTAATTATGTAGGCTTTGAAAGTGAAAATTATACTTCGTTAGAAAGTTTAAGATTTAGAAATCAACTAAGAAAAACGAAACATTAG
- the rpoC gene encoding DNA-directed RNA polymerase subunit beta' codes for MFNDHKNFKEIKISLASPEDIRSWTYGEVTKPETINYKSLKPEKDGLFDQRIFGPIKNYECECGKYKKENNRGKICERCGVQLTESIVRRKRMGHIELEDPVSHIWMLKASPSQIALALNMRTKDLEEVIYFVSYIVLDAGDAKNLRDKMVLDLGNAKTSQETRERLIKTLENIKKDLTVESIAFERAQGMIEDLKTTNIPFSMDECAQFINKYTNAKFGIGAEAIEHLLKNLDLKEEIKKIKRKIQGKKSQTDKLKLMRSLKTLNDFLRSGNKPEWMILHAIPVLPPDIRPIIQLDGGRFTASELNDLYRKIIIRNERLKRVKQMGAPSIIINNEKRMLQEAVDALIDNDRKARPVTGRDKRPLKSLTAILKGKQGRFRQNLLGKRVDYSGRSVIAVGPELKMYQCGLPRDMAIVLFKPFIIAELLRDAKENNSNLTYKMAEKMIDQRDERVWDFLEVVIKERPVLLNRAPTLHRLGIQAFEPKLVKGKAIRLHPLVTPAFNADFDGDQMAVHVPITAEAVAEARYLMLGSKNILGPKDGKPIVTPTQDMVLGNYYLTFESKGKIGEGNIYRNFDDAVLAYDNKQLHLHAIIAIPVDAMDGKIKVNDSKNKVLITTVGKLIFNKIFPVDFPYFNEPTAENLDYLDDRHIILITEDIRKFIASREAISPFKKSSLSNIITKFFKQYGTQKTAEMLDNMKNLGFKFSTISGITISSQDMQAYDDKKENFIEADKYIAEVQEFYRLGMITEREKHKLIIEKWSDVKDLIQKKLEVVLKQDINNPITIMTDSGARSNLSNFTQLVGMRGLMNNPKGEVIELPILSSFIQGLTVLEFYISTHGARKGMVDMALKTADSGYFTRRLVDVAQEIIIVMEDCQSEKGFLIKDIVDTKNYIIIVPLQDRAFGRFTKSAIINKNGKEIVPANTLITEDINNKIAKNNITEFEIRSVLTCDASKGVCKKCYGLNLATGAIVDIGETVGIIAAQSIGEPGTQLTMRTFHTGGVAGGLDITQGLPRIKELLDNTIPKGAVAIISEIDGTVQEISEENGINVITVVSEHNERKYKTPYNSNIRVKVGSLVKAGQKLTEGAINVKHLLEIAGIKEVQEYILKEVQKVYRLQGIQISDKYIEIIIKQMLNKIQIIDNGDSDLLVGETVTIKEFKDIVGKLLSEDRRPPYGFPIMFGIKKAPLESNSFLSAASFQDTTRVLTKAIIKGKVDNLEGLKENVILGNLIPAGTGLLDSEDIIARGKIAYEEEY; via the coding sequence ATGTTTAATGATCACAAAAACTTTAAAGAAATTAAAATTAGTTTAGCTTCTCCAGAAGATATTCGTTCTTGAACGTATGGTGAAGTAACAAAACCAGAAACTATTAATTATAAATCATTAAAACCAGAAAAAGATGGTCTTTTTGATCAACGAATTTTTGGGCCGATTAAAAATTATGAATGTGAATGTGGAAAATATAAAAAAGAAAATAATCGTGGTAAAATCTGTGAACGATGTGGGGTGCAATTAACAGAATCAATTGTTAGAAGAAAAAGAATGGGACATATTGAATTAGAAGATCCCGTATCACACATTTGAATGTTAAAAGCATCACCTTCCCAAATTGCTTTGGCATTAAATATGCGTACTAAGGATTTAGAGGAAGTGATTTATTTTGTTTCTTATATTGTTTTAGATGCTGGTGATGCTAAAAATTTAAGAGATAAAATGGTTTTAGATTTAGGTAATGCTAAAACTTCACAAGAAACTCGTGAACGATTAATTAAAACTTTAGAAAATATTAAAAAAGATTTAACTGTGGAATCAATTGCTTTTGAAAGAGCACAAGGAATGATTGAAGATTTAAAAACTACTAATATTCCTTTTTCAATGGATGAATGTGCTCAATTTATTAATAAATATACTAATGCTAAATTTGGTATTGGTGCTGAAGCAATTGAACATTTACTTAAAAATTTAGATTTGAAAGAAGAAATTAAGAAAATTAAAAGAAAAATTCAAGGTAAAAAATCGCAAACGGATAAATTAAAATTAATGCGTTCTTTAAAAACCTTAAATGATTTTTTGCGTTCAGGAAATAAACCTGAGTGAATGATTTTACATGCTATTCCGGTGTTACCACCAGATATTAGACCAATTATTCAATTAGATGGAGGTAGATTTACAGCATCAGAATTAAATGATTTATATCGTAAGATTATTATAAGAAATGAACGATTAAAACGCGTTAAACAAATGGGAGCCCCTTCAATTATCATTAATAATGAAAAAAGGATGTTACAAGAAGCAGTTGATGCTTTAATTGATAATGATCGCAAAGCGCGTCCTGTAACCGGAAGAGATAAGCGACCTTTAAAATCATTAACAGCAATTTTAAAAGGAAAACAAGGCCGTTTTCGTCAAAACTTGTTAGGAAAACGAGTTGATTATTCTGGAAGAAGTGTTATTGCTGTTGGTCCAGAATTAAAAATGTATCAGTGTGGTTTACCACGCGATATGGCAATTGTTCTTTTTAAACCATTTATTATTGCTGAATTATTAAGAGATGCTAAAGAAAATAATAGTAATTTAACTTATAAGATGGCAGAAAAGATGATTGATCAACGCGATGAACGCGTGTGAGATTTTTTAGAAGTAGTTATTAAAGAGCGTCCAGTATTATTAAATCGGGCACCAACACTGCATCGTTTAGGAATTCAAGCTTTTGAACCGAAATTAGTAAAAGGGAAAGCAATTCGCTTGCATCCATTAGTAACACCAGCATTTAATGCTGATTTTGATGGTGACCAAATGGCAGTTCATGTGCCGATAACAGCAGAAGCTGTTGCTGAAGCGCGATATTTAATGTTAGGTTCAAAAAATATTTTAGGACCGAAAGATGGAAAACCAATTGTAACGCCAACTCAGGATATGGTTTTAGGAAATTACTATTTAACTTTTGAAAGTAAAGGTAAAATTGGTGAAGGAAATATTTATCGGAATTTTGATGATGCTGTTTTAGCTTATGATAATAAACAATTACATTTACATGCGATAATTGCTATTCCTGTTGATGCTATGGATGGTAAGATTAAAGTTAATGATAGTAAAAATAAGGTATTAATAACAACGGTTGGAAAATTAATTTTTAATAAAATTTTTCCTGTTGATTTCCCTTATTTTAATGAACCAACAGCAGAAAATCTTGATTATTTAGATGACCGTCATATTATTTTAATTACTGAGGATATCCGAAAATTTATTGCATCACGAGAAGCAATTTCTCCATTTAAGAAAAGTAGTTTATCAAATATTATTACTAAGTTTTTTAAGCAATATGGAACGCAAAAAACTGCTGAAATGTTAGATAATATGAAAAATTTAGGATTTAAATTTTCAACAATTTCTGGTATTACGATTTCGTCACAAGATATGCAAGCATATGATGATAAAAAAGAAAACTTTATTGAAGCTGATAAATATATTGCTGAAGTTCAAGAATTTTATCGTTTAGGAATGATAACTGAACGCGAAAAACATAAATTAATTATTGAAAAATGATCGGATGTTAAAGATTTAATTCAAAAGAAATTAGAAGTAGTGTTAAAGCAAGATATTAATAATCCGATTACGATTATGACTGATTCCGGTGCGCGGAGTAATCTTTCTAACTTTACACAGTTAGTAGGGATGCGAGGATTAATGAATAATCCTAAGGGAGAAGTTATTGAATTACCGATTCTTTCTTCTTTTATACAAGGATTAACGGTTCTTGAATTCTATATTTCTACGCATGGGGCGAGAAAAGGAATGGTTGATATGGCTTTAAAAACAGCTGATTCTGGTTATTTTACAAGAAGATTAGTAGATGTTGCCCAAGAAATTATTATTGTGATGGAAGATTGCCAATCAGAAAAAGGATTCTTAATTAAAGATATTGTTGATACTAAAAATTATATTATTATTGTGCCCTTACAAGATCGTGCTTTTGGACGATTTACAAAGTCAGCGATAATTAACAAAAATGGTAAGGAAATTGTTCCTGCTAATACTTTAATTACTGAAGATATTAATAATAAAATTGCCAAAAATAATATTACGGAATTTGAAATTCGTTCTGTTTTAACTTGTGATGCTTCTAAAGGGGTATGTAAAAAATGTTATGGACTTAATTTAGCAACGGGTGCAATTGTTGATATTGGTGAAACTGTTGGGATTATAGCAGCCCAATCAATTGGTGAACCAGGGACACAATTAACAATGCGTACTTTCCATACAGGTGGGGTTGCTGGTGGTTTAGATATTACTCAGGGGTTACCAAGAATTAAAGAATTATTAGATAATACAATTCCTAAGGGAGCAGTTGCCATTATTTCTGAAATTGATGGTACCGTTCAAGAAATAAGTGAAGAAAATGGTATTAATGTTATTACTGTTGTTTCTGAACATAATGAAAGAAAATATAAAACTCCTTATAACTCTAATATTCGTGTTAAAGTTGGTTCGCTAGTTAAAGCTGGTCAAAAATTAACTGAAGGAGCAATTAATGTTAAACATTTATTAGAAATTGCTGGGATTAAAGAAGTTCAAGAATATATTTTAAAAGAAGTTCAAAAAGTGTATCGTTTGCAAGGAATTCAAATTTCTGATAAATATATTGAAATTATTATTAAACAAATGTTAAATAAAATTCAAATTATTGATAATGGTGATAGTGACTTATTAGTTGGGGAAACAGTTACGATTAAAGAATTTAAAGATATTGTTGGTAAGTTATTATCAGAGGATCGTCGTCCGCCTTATGGATTTCCAATTATGTTTGGTATTAAAAAAGCACCATTGGAATCTAATTCTTTCTTATCGGCAGCATCATTTCAAGATACTACACGAGTATTAACAAAAGCAATTATTAAAGGTAAAGTTGATAATTTAGAAGGATTAAAAGAAAATGTTATTTTAGGTAATTTAATTCCTGCGGGGACAGGATTATTAGATTCCGAAGATATCATTGCTAGAGGAAAAATTGCTTATGAAGAGGAATATTAA
- the glyA gene encoding serine hydroxymethyltransferase: MFKDDTQINDISLEGKDIDSEIQNINRKTNDIDPELKAVVKEELIRQQRHVELIASENYVSLPVLRLAGSILTNKYAEGYPGRRYYGGCEFVDKSENLAIERLKTLFNAEHANVQPHSGSQANAAAYQAILKPNDIVLAMSLDAGGHLTHGHKLNFSGIVYQFHGYGVDEKTQQLDYEAIRQQALELKPKLIVAGASAYSRTIDFTKFREIADEVGALLMVDMAHIAGLIAAGLHPNPVLVADIVTTTTHKTLRGPRSGAILCKKELAKAIDRAVFPGQQGGPLEHIIAAKAQAFYEAATPEFKAYQQQIMANCKVLENIFRKHDVKLISGGTDNHLMIIDVKTSFNRTGQECENILHQVDVICNKNMIPFDKEKPMTTSGIRIGTAAMTTRGWKEKEFEQLANIIISVLKENGNTEENIAKHKHQIGILLKDFPIYENYQL, encoded by the coding sequence ATGTTTAAAGATGATACGCAAATAAATGATATTAGTTTAGAAGGAAAGGATATTGATTCAGAAATACAAAATATTAATCGCAAAACAAATGATATTGATCCCGAACTAAAAGCAGTTGTTAAAGAAGAACTTATTAGACAACAACGCCATGTGGAATTAATTGCTTCGGAAAATTATGTTTCGCTTCCTGTATTAAGATTAGCAGGTTCAATATTAACTAATAAATATGCTGAAGGATATCCAGGAAGAAGATATTATGGTGGTTGTGAATTTGTTGATAAAAGTGAAAATTTAGCGATTGAAAGATTAAAGACTTTATTTAATGCTGAGCATGCTAATGTGCAACCGCATTCTGGTAGTCAAGCTAATGCTGCTGCATATCAAGCGATTTTAAAGCCGAATGATATTGTTTTGGCAATGAGTTTAGATGCAGGGGGTCATTTAACCCATGGACATAAATTGAATTTCTCAGGAATTGTTTATCAATTTCATGGTTATGGTGTTGATGAAAAGACTCAACAATTAGATTATGAAGCAATTAGACAACAAGCATTAGAACTTAAACCAAAATTAATTGTTGCGGGAGCCAGTGCATATTCAAGAACAATTGATTTTACTAAGTTTCGTGAAATTGCTGATGAAGTTGGAGCATTATTAATGGTTGATATGGCTCATATTGCTGGTTTAATTGCTGCTGGATTACATCCAAATCCTGTATTAGTAGCAGATATTGTAACAACAACAACACATAAAACATTACGCGGTCCAAGAAGCGGTGCAATTTTATGTAAAAAAGAATTAGCAAAAGCGATTGATCGGGCAGTATTCCCAGGTCAACAAGGAGGTCCTTTAGAACATATTATTGCTGCTAAAGCACAAGCATTTTATGAAGCGGCAACACCAGAATTTAAAGCATATCAACAGCAAATTATGGCTAATTGTAAAGTTTTAGAAAATATTTTTAGAAAACATGATGTTAAATTGATTAGTGGTGGTACTGATAATCATTTAATGATTATTGATGTTAAAACATCATTTAATCGTACGGGGCAGGAATGTGAAAATATTTTGCATCAAGTTGATGTTATTTGTAATAAAAATATGATTCCATTTGATAAAGAAAAACCAATGACTACTAGTGGCATTCGAATTGGAACAGCAGCGATGACCACTAGAGGTTGAAAAGAAAAGGAATTTGAACAATTAGCAAATATAATTATTAGTGTTCTTAAAGAAAATGGTAATACTGAAGAGAATATTGCTAAGCATAAACACCAAATTGGTATTTTATTAAAAGATTTTCCAATATATGAAAATTACCAATTATAA